From the Psilocybe cubensis strain MGC-MH-2018 chromosome 9, whole genome shotgun sequence genome, one window contains:
- a CDS encoding putative NAD(P)H-dependent D-xylose reductase xyl1 — translation MLDDERAKQTASLAIFPLILGSGAKLGRAGADTGVTSPDRSSKIIVIHLSLPNPKNSSTEMANVPKVKLNSGQEIPQIGFGLWKVTENTADVVYNAIKLGYRLFDGAFDYGNEKEAGLGVKRAIDEGIVKREDLTIVSKLWNTFHEKERVEPIVRQQLEWWGLEYFDIFYIHFPVALEYVDPKDSYPSGWKNLQGKVVQSKATIQETWQAMENLVDLGLAKSIGVSNFQGALLMDLLRYARIRPSILQVEIHPYLTQEAIIEYAKSEGIAVTAYSSLGPASFIELEWDNAKQAVPLFVHPVTTAIAEKYRKTPAQVVLRWATQQGLCIIPKSTETKRLVENLESASFDLTDEERKQISSLNINLRFNNPPNCQPPGQYLEYLHIRSLHISNTKDNELDHEEATMATLPPHNDGKASPDSNRDMLKQLPDIKASNLLQISRKNDELRGSWVIDPTMIIPSIFLPPLRPDETEETRSNISLDVIQSGFIYADIFLLSPMTSLKDQTTAAYIHRKRIYIRGTCQNGDIIMKLHEHVPSNAPSLTPKPTRWPLQVNCSSASGSVVLYLPRFFHGPMSFKVRNGAVHFSKAVKPMVTIFSDNDGLQVGFLGDFNGAVIQDSGEWTGDILFAEAPNGSITISFEDEESPRYKVPRCR, via the exons ATGCTCGACGATGAGAGAGCCAAGCAAACAGCATCTTTGGCGATTTTCCCACTCATTCTCGGCAGCGGGGCGAAACTGGGGCGGGCTGGGGCAGATACAGGGGTGACAAGCCCTGATCG GTCGAGCAAGATTATCGTTATCCATCTCTCTCTTCCGAATCCCAAAAACTCATCCACAGAAATGGCCAACGTCCCCAAGGTTAAGCTCAACAGCGGACAAGAGATTCCTCAGATCGG CTTTGGTCTCTGGAAGGTCACCGAAAACACTGCCGATGTCGTCTATAATGCCATCAAGCTCGGATACAGGCTGTTCGACGGTGCCTTCG ATTACGGAAATGAGAAGGAGGCTGGTCTTGGTGTGAAGCGTGCCATCGATGAGGGGATCGTTAAGCGCGAGGACCTTACCATCGTCTCCAAGCTGTGGAATACCTTCCATGAGAAAGAGCGCGTCGAGCCGATCGTTCGTCAACAGCTGGAATGGTGGGGACTCGA GTACTTCGATATCTTCTACATTCATTTCCCCGTGGCTCTTGAGTATGTCGACCCCAAGGACAGCTACCCATCTGGCTGGAAAAACCTTCAAGGCAAGGTCGTCCAATCCAAGGCAACGATCCAGGAGACCTGGCAGGCTATGGAGAACCTTGTTGACCTCGGCCTCGCCAAGTCCATTGGTGTCTCCAACTTCCAGGGAGCTCTCCTCATGGATCTCCTGCGATATGCCCGTATTCGTCCCAGCATTCTCCAGGTTGAAATCCACCCCTACCTCACCCAAGAAGCAATCATCGAATACGCCAAATCTGAAGGAATTGCCGTCACTGCCTACTCATC GCTGGGTCCTGCCTCTTTCATAGAACTCGAGTGGGACAATGCCAAACAAGCAGTCCCCCTATTCGTCCACCCTGTTACGACTGCCATCGCCGAAAAATACAGGAAGACTCCCGCTCAAGTTGTCCTGCGCTGGGCCACTCAGCAAGGTCTTTGCATCATCCCCAAGAGTACCGAGACCAAGCGCCTCGTCGAGAATTTGGAATCGGCTTCGTTCGACCTTACCGATGAAGAACGCAAGCAAATCTCAAGTTTGAACATCAACCTCCGATTCAACAACCCACCAAAC TGCCAACCTCCAGGACAATATCTCGAATACCTGCACATACG TTCCCTTCATATCTCCAACACGAAGGATAACGAATTGGATCACGAAGAAGCCACTATG GCTACCCTGCCTCCGCATAACGATGGCAAAGCAAGTCCGGACAGCAATCGTGACATGTTGAAACAGCTCCCAGATATCAAGGCTAGCAACTTGTTGCAAATTTCACGGAAGAATGACGAGTTACGAGGCTCATGGGTTATTGACCCTACGATGATAATCCCATCGATATTTCTCCCGCCGCTCAGGCCAGATGAAACTGAAGAGACACGAAGCAATATATCGCTCGATGTGATACAGAGCGGCTTCATCTACGCCGATATATTCCTTTTGTCACCCATGACCTCGTTGAAGGATCAGACAACGGCCGCATACATTCATAGAAAACGAATTTATATTCGAGGAACCTGTCAGAACGGTGATATCATAATGAAGCTG CATGAGCATGTACCATCAAATGCACCCTCATTGACACCAAAGCCAACGCGATGGCCTCTTCAAGTCAATTGTTCATCCGCGTCGGGCAGCGTCGTTCTTTACCTTCCACGGTTCTTCCACGGTCCGATGAGCTTCAAAGTCAGAAACGGGGCTGTGCACTTTTCGAAGGCGGTGAAACCAATGGTGACCATATTTTCTGACAATGATGGGCTACAGGTAGGTTTTCTAGGCGATTTCAACGGCGCTGTAATCCAGGATAGTGGAGAATGGACTGGAGACATTTTATTTGCTGAAGCACCAAATGGTTCTATTACAATCTCCTTTGAGGACGAGGAATCGCCTAGGTACAAAGTACCCAGGTGTCGTTGA
- a CDS encoding Acetamidase, with protein sequence MQATERFSTTYGKKALKAHKATNCLTEIMIGSAVHWAQDCKTNGPLAGIPISLKDTIGVEGWDGCIGYSAWVGKPAQEDSALVKLLRDAGAVPFVKTNIPITLLSFESANDVFGRTTNPHKSTHSPGGSTGGEAALLAYGGSRIGIGTDVAGSVRVPAHYSGIYSIKASVGRFLKMGSSTSMPGQEGVAPVYSPMARTLEDLDFFWKAIFMMEPWKYDHSCLPIPWRTINLADKPLKWGVMWDDGVVLPSPACKRALEIVVRTLRKAGHDVVEITPPSPYDALKLGSRLILADGGKTATSPIRFFEWNDSGMVQAMRMFRLPSLLRRLYVMYIRYIKRDEVYAGLLDGWHDKAVVDFWPLVAQREAYKAKWWKFWGDNQLDFILTVPNALPAVPHGGMRNGFSSCGYTFLFNLLDYSAGVLPITHVDKDLDQLGVFSPRNAIEKGAYMDYNADDMHGLPVGVQIVGQRLEEEKVMEGMKVVEKLLKESGMEYKLLDGCDT encoded by the exons ATGCAAGCGACAGAGCGATTCTCGACCA CGTATGGAAAAAAGGCGCTCAAGGCTCATAAAGCAACGAACTGCTTGACTGAAATCATGATTGGTTCCGCTGTCCATTGGGCCCAGGACTGTAAAACCAACGGGCCGTTGGCTGGCATACCAATAAGTCTGAAAGAC ACTATCGGCGTCGAAGGTTGGGATGGGTGCATTGGGTATTCTGCGTGGGTCGGTAAACCGGCTCAAGAAGATTCAGCTCTGGTGAAACTTCTGCGCGATGCTGGCGCCGTTCCATTCGTCAAAACCAACATCCCGATCACCCTCCTCTCTTTCGAGTCCGCGAATGATGTGTTTGGTAGAACGACCAATCCCCACAAGAGCACACACTCCCCGGGAGGATCAACTGGGGGAGAAGCGGCATTGCTCGCCTATGGGGGCTCGCGGATCGGAATAGGCACCGACGTTGCTGGATCCGTTAGGGTACCGGCTCATTATTCAGGAATCTACTCTATCAAAGCGTCTGTGGGTCGCTTTTTGAAGATGGGGAGCAGTACGAGCATGCCTGGTCAAGAGGGCGTTGCTCCTGTCTACTCACCAATGGCGAGAACTCTGGAAGATCTTGACTTTTTCTGGAAAGCTATCTTCATGATGGAACCGTGGAAGTACGACCATTCG TGTCTCCCGATCCCATGGAGGACGATCAACTTGGCCGATAAACCCCTGAAGTGGGGAGTTATGTGGGACGACG GTGTCGTTCTTCCCTCACCGGCATGTAAGCGCGCACTGGAAATCGTCGTCAGAACTCTGCGAAAAGCGGGGCATGACGTGGTGGAAAT AACTCCCCCTAGCCCATACGACGCCCTCAAACTCGGATCGCGTTTAATCCTAGCAGACGGCGGAAAAACCGCGACATCCCCCATACGGTTCTTCGAATGGAACGACTCGGGTATGGTACAAGCGATGCGCATGTTCCGGCTCCCCTCTCTGTTGCGGCGTCTGTATGTCATGTACATCAGATACATCAAACGCGATGAGGTGTACGCTGGGCTTTTGGATGGCTGGCATGATAAAGCTGTGGTGGACTTTTGGCCCCTAGTCGCCCAGAGGGAAGCCTACAAAGCGAAATGGTGGAAGTTCTGGGGGGATAATCAACTTGATTTCATCCTCACTGTCCCTAATGCATTACCTGCTGTTCCTCATGGAGGAATGAGGAATGGATTTTCATCGTGTGGATACACATTCCTTTTTAATCTG TTGGATTACTCTGCCGGTGTGCTTCCTATCACCCACGTCGATAAAGACCTTGATCAACTTGGCGTGTTCTCGCCCCGCAATGCGATCGAGAAAGGGGCATATATGGATTACAATGCCGACGATATGCACGGGCTACCAGTTGGAGTGCAGATAGTTGGGCAAAGACTGGAAGAGGAAAAAGTCATGGAAGGAATGAAAGTTGTAGAAAAGCTCTTGAAGGAAAGTGGAATGGAGTATAAACTGCTTGACGGCTGCGATACGTAG
- a CDS encoding Lipase 1, with protein sequence MSLSLLLGTALLFSRTICVASLSSNLGPVVDLGYAAFAGNSTSPEGIENSPVTFFGNIPYAEPPVGNLRFRAPKPLNENGRAQVVTDARNWGPPCIQWPAVVGVGSEDCLTLNVWKPTNATEGSKLPVVVYIHGGGFFQGSPSGFPFNDWVAQHPGGIVAASITYRLGVLGFMGGSQIAADGDLNAGLLDQRAGLEWIQRHISKFGGDPNEVTIMGESAGGASVVMQVVAYGGTKPAPFKRAAAHSIGFGGVRNQTEVERDFSMAASIIGCPDDKNTLSCMRNASVGAIVSAINRLPNDLSPVIDGDNGFLPDLPSHLINAGKFSTVEFLGGHCTGDGATFVGGTPDQFKTDDDIRNILFARYRGLTADTIAKAFALYPAPGTPGSTFATQFDRASAMAGDIVFSCMDWLLAEKELERGVKNVFAFSWNAPDTVLFNATPYRGAAHTSDLYYLFNGNNPFNNDGNTFTPFNTSEAVLASEAIAYWTSFVANGDPSVDKKATSPAWTKFSAGIGQDTRSRMQLTRGGNNVTASGMEGISPAQIERCQFWMSDTVAGQTRL encoded by the exons ATgtccctttcccttcttctAGGAACGGCTCTTTTGTTTTCGAGGACGATATGCGTAGCGTCTTTGTCCTCTAATCTTGGACCGGTCGTCGACCTAGGGTACGCTGCGTTTGCTGGTAATAGCACTTCGCCGGAAGGAATCGAGAACAGCCCTGTTACGTTTTTTGGAAACATTCCTTATGCAGAACCTCCTGTTGGCAATCTTCGTTTCCGTGCACCCAAGCCACTCAACGAAAATGGAAGAGCACAAGTGGTCACTGACGCCAGGAACTGGGGTCCGCCATGTATTCAATGGCCAGCAGTAGTAGGGGTAGGCTCCGAAG ATTGTTTAACGCTAAATGTTTGGAAGCCAACTAATGCTACTGAAGGATCCAAACTTCCTGTTGTTGTCTATATTCAT GGGGGCGGATTTTTCCAAGGG TCTCCATCAGGTTTCCCCTTTAATGACTGGGTTGCACAACACCCAGGTGGTATCGTAGCCGCCTCAATTACCTACCGTTTAGGAGTTCTAGGATTTATGGGCGGCTCGCAAATAGCTGCAGATGGTGACCTAAATGCCGGTCTTCTTGATCAACGAGCAGGCTTGGAATGGATTCAACGTCACATCTCAAAATTCGGAGGCGATCCAAATGAAGTTACGATAATGGGCGAGAGCGCCGGTGGTGCTAGCGTTGTAATGCAAGTTGTTGCGTATGGAG GAACCAAACCTGCTCCTTTCAAACGCGCTGCTGCACATTCTATTGGGTTTGGTGGCGTTCGAAATCAAACTGAGGTGGAACGCGATTTCA GCATGGCTGCATCTATCATTGGATGCCCTGACGACAAGAACACCTTGTCTTGTATGAGGAATGCCTCCGTAG GAGCAATTGTGAGCGCTATAAATCGGCTTCCAAATGATTTATCGCCCGTCATCGACGGGGATAATGGATTCCTACCTGACCTTCCCTCGCACCTGATCAACGCCGGCAAATTCAGCACAGTCGAGTTTTTGGGCGGACACTGCACTGGAGACGGGGCCACTTTTGTGGGAGGGACCCCTGATCAATTCAAGACTGATGACGATATTCGTAACATTCTTTTCGCTAGGTACCGAGGATTG ACGGCAGACACAATTGCAAAAGCTTTTGCTCTATATCCAGCTCCAGGAACCCCGGGAAGTACTTTCGCCACTCAATTTGATCGTGCATCAGCGATGGCTGGTGACATTGTGTTTTCCTGCAT GGATTGGCTGCTGGCTGAAAAGGAATTAGAAAGAGGTGTTAAGAATGTATTTGCTTTCAG CTGGAATGCCCCTGACACCGTGCTTTTCAACGCGACGCCATACCGGGGCGCTGCTCACACCTCTGATCTTTACTACTTATTCAATG GAAACAA TCCCTTCAACAACGATGGTAACACCTTTACCCCATTCAACACG AGCGAGGCGGTTTTAGCGTCAGAAGCCATCGCATACTGGACATCATTTGTAGCCAACGGAGACCCTTCTGTCGATAAAAAAGCTACTTCACCCGCATGGACCAAGTTTTCTGCTGGAATAGGACAAGACACGCGCTCGCGCATGCAGCTGACTCGTGGGGGTAACAATGTAACTGCCTCTGGCATGGAAGGGATATCACCCGCTCAGATAGAACGGTGCCAGTTCTGGATGAGTGACACTGTTGCAGGACAAACTCGCCTGTAG
- a CDS encoding COP9 signalosome complex subunit 5 translates to MSSSTALKTFSLTNEILEVSPQDEIYRFDVEADKKINNEQPWTKDPHYFKSCKISAIALIKMVIHARSGVPYEIMGLMQGKVMGNSLVIMDSFALPVQGTETRVNAAHEANEYMVEYISQSEKAQRLENAIGWYHSHPGYGCWLSGIDVNTQINNQKFQDPFVAVVIDPNRTISAGKVDIGAFRTFPENYTPPNVSPSEYQSIPLNKIEDFGVHANQYYQLEVEVFKSSLDNDLLAMLWNKYWVNTLSQSPLVSNRAYAVSQLTDLHQKLAKAQNSVANTRATAPTIKDKDISVASQKQKEKEEKKKEDNQLTKGVKDSTKIAVEAQHGLIAQVIKDVVFSMRPNGQSSSTATVEDVTDMAIENTPPPTMGLQEYQVVGRHLPTEAEPTPKIYRMRIFAPNEVVAKSRFWYFLRQLKKVKKANGEIIGVNVIHEKKPLKVKNFGIWLRYDSRSGTHNMYKEFRELTRADAVKSLYQDMAARHRARFRSIHVLRVVEIEKTEDVRRPYIKQLLTPNLKFPLPHRVAKFRSTFVANRPATF, encoded by the exons ATGTCCAGCAGCACGGCCCTCAAGACGTTCTCCCTGACCAATGAAATCCTTGAAGTATCACCCCAGGATGAAATCTATCGTTTCGATGTGGAGGCTGACAAGAAGATCAACAACGAGCAACCATGGACGAAAGA TCCTCATTATTTCAAGTCGTGTAAAATATCTGCCATCGCTTTAATCAAGATG GTGATTCACGCCCGCTCTGGAGTCCCCTACGAGATTATGGGTCTTATGCAGGGCAAGGTGATGGGAAACTCGCTTGTCATCATGGATTCGTTTGCTTTGCCGGTACAGGGGACAGAGACGCGTGTTAATGCAGCCCACGAGGCCAATGAGTACATGGTGGAATACATCAGCCAAAGCGAGAAG GCTCAAAGATTGGAGAATGCCATTGGATGGTACCATTCTCACCCTGGCTATGGATGTTGGCTTTCTGGTATCGATGTTAATACCCAAATCAACAACCAGAAATTCCAAGATCCGTTCGTTGCTGTGGTG ATCGACCCCAATCGAACTATCTCTGCTGGGAAGGTCGATATTGGCGCTTTCCGTACATTCCCAGAGAACTATACACCACCCAATGTTTCCCCTTCAGAATACCAATCAATCCCGttgaacaaaattgaagattTTGGTGTCCATGCAAACCAGTATTATCAATTAGAGGTGGAAGTGTTCAAGTCCAGTTTAGACAACGACCTATTGGCCATGTTGTGGAACAAGTACTGGGTTAACACGCTGAGTCAAAGCCCACTTGTATCG AACAGAGCATATGCTGTATCACAGTTAACCGATTTGCATCAGAAGTTGGCAAAAGCACAGAACTCCGTCGCAAATACACGTGCAACAGCTCCCACTATCAAAGATAAAGACATATCGGTGGCCTCACAAAAG caaaaggagaaggaagagaaaaagaaagaggacaATCAACTCACGAAAGGTGTCAAAGACAG CACGAAGATCGCTGTAGAGGCACAGCATGGACTAATCGCACAAGTGATCAAAGACGTAGTCTTTTCCATGCGACCCAATGGTCAATCTTCGTCGACGGCGACGGTAGAAGACGTGACTGATATGGCTATCG AAAACACCCCTCCGCCAAC AATGGGTCTCCAGGAATATCAGGTCGTCGGTCGTCACTTGCCCACGGAGGCGGAGCCTACACCCAAAATCTATCGTATGCGCATTTTCGCGCCTAACGAGGTCGTTGCCAAATCCCGCTTCTGGTACTTCCTGAG GCAACTCAAAAAGGTCAAGAAGGCCAATGGTGAAATCATTGGTGTCAATGTC ATCCACGAGAAAAAGCCATTGAAGGTCAAGAACTTCGGTATCTGGCTTCGCTACGATTCTCGCTCCGGAACCCACAACATGTACAAGGAGTTCCGTGAACTCACCCGTGCCGATGCCGTCAAGAGTCTCTACCAGGACATGGCTGCCAGGCATCGTGCCCGCTTCAGGTCTATCCAC GTTCTCCGTGTTGTCGAGATCGAGAAGACCGAGGATGTCCGTCGCCCATACATCAAGCAACTTCTCACCCCCAACCTCAAGTTCCCCCTCCCACATCGTGTTGCGAAGTTCCGCTCGACCTTCGTCGCCAACCGCCCTGCCACTTTCTAA